One stretch of Chelonia mydas isolate rCheMyd1 chromosome 17, rCheMyd1.pri.v2, whole genome shotgun sequence DNA includes these proteins:
- the ABHD11 gene encoding protein ABHD11 isoform X2 — MRHQPVSEHLPVLTVDARNHGESPHSPTMSYEAMSLDVQRLLRQLRLPKCVLVGHSMGGKTAMTLALQQPDLVERLVSVDISPTESVAVTDFLAYISAMRKVSIPSGIPRSTARRLAEDQLRPAVQVSAVRQFLLTNLVEAEGRYVWRVNLEAISHHMANIMGFPMFHAPYPGPTLFLAGSDSPYVSSEDYPEIERLFPEAEIQYIPGAGHWVHADKSQEFITAICNFLLLP; from the exons ATGCGGCACCAGCCTGTCAGTGAGCACCTCCCT GTGCTGACAGTGGATGCGCGGAACCACGGCGAGAGCCCGCACAGCCCCACCATGAGCTACGAGGCCATGAGCCTGGATGTGCAGCGCCTCCTGCGCCAGCTGCGCCTCCCCAAGTGCGTCTTGGTTGGCCACAGCATGGGCGGCAAAACCGCCATGACACTGGCACTGCAGCAG CCAGATCTCGTGGAGCGCCTGGTGTCTGTAGACATTAGTCCCACAGAGAGTGTGGCTGTGACAGATTTCCTGGCCTACATCTCTGCCATGAGGAAAGTGAGCATCCCGAGTGGAATCCCCCGCTCCACAGCACGCCGGCTGGCGGAGGATCAGCTACGTCCAGCCGTCCAG GTGTCGGCGGTAAGACAGTTCCTGCTCACCAACCTGGTGGAGGCCGAGGGCCGTTACGTGTGGCGGGTGAACCTGGAGGCTATTTCCCACCATATGGCCAATATCATGGGCTTCCCTATGTTCCACGCACCTTACCCAGGACCCACACTCTTCCTAGCAGGATCTGACTCCCCCTATGTCAG CTCCGAGGACTACCCAGAGATCGAGCGGCTCTTTCCCGAGGCAGAGATCCAGTATATCCCAGGTGCTGGCCACTGGGTCCATGCAGATAAATCCCAAGAGTTCATCACTGCCATCTGCAACTTTCTGCTGCTGCCATAG
- the ABHD11 gene encoding protein ABHD11 isoform X1, with translation MLRWLGRHRLCFLRAPQLPAGPWVPDRAAAASPGASAPGRTSVTPLPLSYVVFDGPAPQPPLVFLHGLLGSKGNFRAIARALVQRSGRKVLTVDARNHGESPHSPTMSYEAMSLDVQRLLRQLRLPKCVLVGHSMGGKTAMTLALQQPDLVERLVSVDISPTESVAVTDFLAYISAMRKVSIPSGIPRSTARRLAEDQLRPAVQVSAVRQFLLTNLVEAEGRYVWRVNLEAISHHMANIMGFPMFHAPYPGPTLFLAGSDSPYVSSEDYPEIERLFPEAEIQYIPGAGHWVHADKSQEFITAICNFLLLP, from the exons ATGCTCCGCTGGCTCGGCCGCCACCGGCTCTGCTTCCTCCGGGCCCCGCAGCTGCCGGCAGGGCCCTGGGTGCCCGACCGCGCCGCGGCCGCCTCCCCCGGCGCCAGCGCGCCCGGGCGCACTTCGGTGAC GCCACTACCCCTCTCCTACGTGGTGTTTGATGGGCCTGCACCGCAGCCCCCACTCGTCTTCCTGCATGGCCTGCTGGGTAGCAAGGGCAACTTCCGTGCCATCGCTCGGGCCCTAGTGCAGCGGAGTGGCCGCAAG GTGCTGACAGTGGATGCGCGGAACCACGGCGAGAGCCCGCACAGCCCCACCATGAGCTACGAGGCCATGAGCCTGGATGTGCAGCGCCTCCTGCGCCAGCTGCGCCTCCCCAAGTGCGTCTTGGTTGGCCACAGCATGGGCGGCAAAACCGCCATGACACTGGCACTGCAGCAG CCAGATCTCGTGGAGCGCCTGGTGTCTGTAGACATTAGTCCCACAGAGAGTGTGGCTGTGACAGATTTCCTGGCCTACATCTCTGCCATGAGGAAAGTGAGCATCCCGAGTGGAATCCCCCGCTCCACAGCACGCCGGCTGGCGGAGGATCAGCTACGTCCAGCCGTCCAG GTGTCGGCGGTAAGACAGTTCCTGCTCACCAACCTGGTGGAGGCCGAGGGCCGTTACGTGTGGCGGGTGAACCTGGAGGCTATTTCCCACCATATGGCCAATATCATGGGCTTCCCTATGTTCCACGCACCTTACCCAGGACCCACACTCTTCCTAGCAGGATCTGACTCCCCCTATGTCAG CTCCGAGGACTACCCAGAGATCGAGCGGCTCTTTCCCGAGGCAGAGATCCAGTATATCCCAGGTGCTGGCCACTGGGTCCATGCAGATAAATCCCAAGAGTTCATCACTGCCATCTGCAACTTTCTGCTGCTGCCATAG
- the LOC102948104 gene encoding claudin-3 encodes MSMGLEIGGVALSVLGWVGTIVCCALPMWRVTAFIGNNIVTAQTIWEGLWMNCVVQSTGQMQCKVYDSMLALPQDLQAARALVVIAIVLAVLGLMVALIGAQCTRCVEDEATKAKITIVSGVIFLLAGIMTLIPVCWSANTIIRDFYNPVVIESQKRELGASLYVGWAAAALLLFGGALLCCSCPPKDEKYAPTKVAYSAPRSTGPSYDKRNYV; translated from the coding sequence ATGTCGATGGGGCTGGAAATCGGTGGGGTGGCCCTGTCGGTGTTGGGCTGGGTGGGCACCATCGTGTGCTGTGCACTGCCTATGTGGAGGGTGACGGCCTTCATCGGGAACAATATCGTGACGGCCCAGACCATCTGGGAGGGGCTGTGGATGAACTGTGTGGTGCAGAGCACGGGCCAGATGCAGTGCAAGGTCTACGACTCCATGCTGGCGCTGCCCCAGGACCTGCAGGCGGCTCGCGCCCTGGTGGTGATCGCGATCGTGCTGGCCGTGCTGGGCCTCATGGTTGCCCTCATCGGCGCGCAGTGCACCAGGTGCGTGGAAGATGAGGCAACCAAGGCCAAGATCACCATCGTGTCTGGGGTGATCTTCTTGCTGGCTGGGATCATGACCCTCATCCCCGTGTGCTGGTCGGCCAACACCATCATCCGCGATTTCTACAATCCTGTGGTGATAGAGTCACAGAAGCGGGAGCTGGGAGCCTCCCTCTACgtgggctgggcagctgcagcactgctgctgtttgggggggctctgctctgctgctcctgcccccccaaggATGAGAAGTACGCTCCAACCAAGGTGGCTTACTCTGCTCCCAGATCCACCGGGCCCAGCTACGACAAGAGGAACTACGTGTGA